One stretch of Astatotilapia calliptera chromosome 3, fAstCal1.2, whole genome shotgun sequence DNA includes these proteins:
- the LOC113019187 gene encoding C-type mannose receptor 2-like translates to MQWSLYLLILMGQCCFFTCRLYEYHFIKENKSWYEAQRYCREKYTDLAKVFDMTDMSRLRNSAQNQGEAWIGLNNTGGNRTWRWSLPGVEYIHNDSSWNQSGRTDTVKEPPGNCGRKRYDNGDKKLADVSCDITMWFICYDGMKKDNKTFHLIETPMNWTQAQSYCRYNHTDLASGLDQVDGEEMKALFNNYTFGAWVGLFRDSWRWSDGSDFSFRYWDMQLFNDEQSNKKCAMTLLNRSGKWSSDECGKKKPFFCYDADKLILIKENKTWKEALNYCENNYKGLVSITNPEVQGWVQETAKDADSPYVWIGLSYRCTLGLWLWVSDYVVCYDKWATEGKTEGCDMSAGVDRGGQHEWFSHRNNETYNFICSKQ, encoded by the exons ATGCAGTGGAGTCTGTATCTGCTTATTCTGATGG GTCAGTGTTGCTTCTTTACATGCCGCCTGTATGAGTACcactttattaaagaaaacaagagcTGGTATGAAGCACAGAGATACTGCAGAGAGAAATATACAGACCTGGCCAAAGTGTTTGACATGACAGACATGAGCAGACTCCGTAACTCCGCACAGAATCAAGGAGAAGCCTGGATTGGACTGAACAACACAGGTGGAAACAGGACGTGGCGTTGGTCTCTGCCAGGAGTGGAATACATTCATAATGACAGCAGCTGGAATCAGAGTGGAAGAACTGATACTGTTAAAGAACCGCCTgggaactgtgggaggaaaagaTACGATAATGGAGATAAAAAGCTGGCAGATGTTTCATGTGACATTACTATGTGGTTCATCTGCTACGATG GAATGAAGAAAGACAATAAAACATTCCATTTGATTGAAACACCTATGAACTGGACACAGGCTCAGAGCTACTGCAGATATAATCACACTGACTTGGCCAGTGGACTCGATCAGGTAGATGGAGAAGAAATGAAGGCTCTGTTTAACAACTATACCTTTGGCGCATGGGTCGGTCTGTTCAGAGACAGCTGGAGGTGGTCAGATGGGAGTGATTTCTCTTTCAGATACTGGGATATGCAGTTATTCAATGATGAACAAAGCAACAAGAAATGTGCTATGACTCTGTTAAACAGATCAGGAAAATGGAGCTCTGATgaatgtggcaaaaaaaaacccttcttcTGTTATGATG cagataaatTGATCCTGATCAAAGAAAACAAGACCTGGAAGGAGGCCTTGAATTACTGTGAAAACAACTACAAGGGGCTGGTTTCTATCACCAACCCTGAGGTGCAGGGATGGGTCCAGGAAACAGCCAAGGATGCTGACAGTCCCTATGTTTGGATCGGACTGAGCTACAGATGCACTCTGGGATTATGGTTGTGGGTCAGTGACTACGTAGTCTGCTATGACAAGTGGGCCACAGAGGGGAAGACTGAAGGGTGTGACATGTCTGCAGGCGTGGACAGAGGAGGACAGCACGAGTGGTTCAGTCACAGGAATAATGAGACGTATAATTTCATTTGTTCTAAACAgtaa
- the LOC113014094 gene encoding macrophage mannose receptor 1-like — MQWSLYLLILMGQCCFFTCRLYEYHFIKENKSWYEAQRYCREKYTDLAKVFDMTDMSRLRNSAQNQGEAWIGLNNTGGNRTWRWSLPGVEYIHNDSSWNLNGRTGTEQPGNCGRKRYDNGDKKLVDVSCAFTKWFICYDEKKKDNKKLYLIETSMNWTQAQSYCRSIYTDLASGLDQVDGEEMKALITTTFSAWVGLFRDSWRWSDGSNSSFRYWDMELFNDEQSNKTCAMTLLNRSGKWSSDECDKEKPFFCYDADKLILIKENKTWEKALNYCENNYKGLVSITNPEVQGWVQETAKDADSPYVWIGLSYRCTLGLWLWVSDYVVCYDKWATEGKTEGCDMSAGVDRGGQHEWFSHRNNETYNFICSKQ, encoded by the exons ATGCAGTGGAGTCTGTATCTGCTTATTCTGATGG GTCAGTGTTGCTTCTTTACATGCCGCCTGTATGAGTACcactttattaaagaaaacaagagcTGGTATGAAGCACAGAGATACTGCAGAGAGAAATATACAGACCTGGCCAAAGTGTTTGACATGACAGACATGAGCAGACTCCGTAACTCCGCACAGAATCAAGGAGAAGCCTGGATTGGACTGAACAACACAGGTGGAAACAGGACGTGGCGTTGGTCTCTGCCAGGAGTGGAATACATTCATAATGACAGCAGCTGGAATCTGAATGGAAGAACTGGTACTGAGCAGCCTggaaactgtgggaggaaaagaTACGATAATGGAGATAAAAAGCTGGTAGATGTTTCATGTGCTTTTACAAAGTGGTTCATCTGCTACGATG aaaagaagaaagacaataaaaaattGTATTTGATTGAAACATCTATGAACTGGACACAGGCTCAGAGCTACTGCAGATCAATTTACACTGACTTGGCCAGTGGACTCGATCAGGTTGATGGAGAAGAAATGAAGGCCCTGATTACGACTACGTTTAGCGCATGGGTCGGTCTGTTCAGAGACAGCTGGAGGTGGTCAGATGGGAGTAATTCCTCTTTCAGATACTGGGATATGGAGTTATTCAATGATGAACAAAGCAACAAGACATGTGCTATGACTCTGTTAAACAGATCAGGAAAATGGAGCTCTGATGAAtgtgacaaagaaaaacccTTCTTCTGTTATGATG cagataaatTGATCCTGATCAAAGAAAACAAGACCTGGGAAAAAGCCTTGAATTACTGTGAAAACAACTACAAGGGGCTGGTTTCTATCACCAACCCTGAGGTGCAGGGATGGGTCCAGGAAACAGCCAAGGATGCTGACAGTCCCTATGTTTGGATCGGACTGAGCTACAGATGCACTCTGGGATTATGGTTGTGGGTCAGTGACTACGTAGTCTGCTATGACAAGTGGGCCACAGAGGGGAAGACTGAAGGGTGTGACATGTCTGCAGGCGTGGACAGAGGAGGACAGCACGAGTGGTTCAGTCACAGGAATAATGAGACGTATAATTTCATTTGTTCTAAACAgtaa